From the Halobellus litoreus genome, the window CGGGCGATTCCTCCCCAGCCGGTCACGCCGAAGATCAGGATCAACACGAACAGGCTCCCGCCGAAGAGGTACGCGAGAAACAGGAACAGGAAGAACGTCGGGAAGGTCTGCTGAACGTCGACGTAGCGCATCAGGGCCTCGTCGACCCATCCGCCGGTGTAGGCGGCCGTCGTCCCCACGGCCGTCGCGATCGTGATCGAGATCAGCGTCGCGATCAGTCCGACCTGCATACTGACGCGCATTCCGTAGATCGCGAGCGTCAGGAGTCCCCTCCCGTTTCCCGTCGTTCCGAGCGGATACGTCCAGGTGCCGCGACACCGACCCTCGACGACGGGACCGACGCATTCGGTGGGGACCGAGGCGTCGACGCTCAGGAAGACGGGCGGCTGGTACGCGGCCGCGACGTCGAGCGACGGCTGGTCGATGACGACCGTCCCGACGGTTCCGAGCGCGAAGATCGCGAGGAGATACCAGAGGCTGAGCACCGCGGGCGTGTGCCGCCGGAACCGCCGCCAGTAGTGCGCGGTCAGTCGCCGGTTCCGCGCCAGCGGCGCGAGCGAGAAGCCGGCGACCAGCAGCGTCGCGACGAACAGCCAGTCGACGGCGGTCACGTCCCAGACGAGGCTCGCGCCGGCCGCGCGCCACGGAACGCCCGCGTCGAAGGCGACCGTCGGGTCCGCGCCGGCGACGACCAGGTCGTAGGCGAGTGCGAGCGCGTAGAGGCCGACAGCGACGCCCGCAGCGAGTCGAGTCCGCGTGACGCCGCCGGTGTCCTCGCCGATCGCGTCCCAGTCGACGTCTTCGAAGCGTTCGCGACGTGGGTCGTCGGGGTCCGCGGAGCGTTCGCGTCCCGAGTCGTCTGACTCCGAGGAGCGTTCGCGACCTGAGTCGTCGGTGCCCCGCGAGTCGTCTCCGTCGAAGCGGTCGACGCCGTCGTCACTCATCGGCGATCACCGTACTCGATGCGCGGGTCGAGGACCGCGTACGCGAGGTCCTGCAGGAGGTTGCCGATCACCGCGACGAACACCGGAACGAGGGTCGTGCCGAGCACGAGGGCGGTGTCCTGCCGCCGGATGGCTTCGAGGCTGAGTCGGCCGAGACCGGGGATGCCGAAGACGACCTCCACGAGGTACGACGCCGAGAGCACCACGCCGAGGAGGTCGCCGACGAGGATCGTCGAGAGCGGCACGAGCGTCGGCCTGAGGACGTGGCGCGTGAGAACCCGCCACTCGTGTGCCCCCTTCGCTCGCGCGGTCTTGACGAACGCCGCGCGGACGTACTCCAGCGCCTCGGCGCGGGCGTAGCGCATCGTGCTCGCGATCGCGCTCGTCGCGAGGACGAAGACCGGGAGCGCCAGTTGTCGGGCGTTCGCCAGCGAGAACGTCCGCGTGCGGGCCAGTTCCGCGTCGAACAGGACGGGAACCCAGCCGAGGTAGACCGCGAAGAGCAGGAGCAACACGATCCCGAACCAGAAGTTGGGGATGCTGACGCCGAAGAACGCGACGAACGTGGCCGCGTAGTCGGCTTTCGTGTACTGATTGAACGCCGAGTACAGGCCGATCGCGATGCCGAGCGTCGTCGAGACGAGGACCGCGGGAACGGTGTACATCAGCGAGTAGGGGAGCGCCGTCAGGATCGCCTCGGCGACCGGCTGTGATCGGGTGTCCGACCAGCCCCAGTCACCGCTCGCGAGGTTCGCGAGGTATTCGAGGTAGCGCTCCCACAGCGGTCCGTCGAGGCCTCGCCGCCGGGCGTACGCGTCCGCGGCGGCCTCGGCGCTCTCACCGCTCGCGGCCGCCCGGAACTGCACTCGGGCCAACTGCGAGTCGGGGGCGAGTTCGAGGAGGACGAACGTGATCGTCAGGATCAGGAGGGCGACGACGCCCGCCCACGCGATCCGACGCGCGGTGTACCGTTTCAGTCCCATCTGTGATTCGCTCTCGGTCCGGTGTCTGCTGCGCTCAGTTCACTGTCGGTTGAGTCGCCAGGTGTTCCGGTCCCACGTGTAGCCGAACTCCTCTTCGGGCCCCGCCACGGCGCTGTCGTAGCCGACGATCTCGACGCCCATATTGAGGAAGTTGAACGGCTGCTCCGCCGAGAGCGCGCCGAATATCTCCTCGAACGTCTCCCGGCGCGCGTCCTCGTCGACGGTGCTCGTAGCCGCCTCGAACAGGGGACCGAAGTCCGTCTCGGGG encodes:
- a CDS encoding ABC transporter permease, whose protein sequence is MSDDGVDRFDGDDSRGTDDSGRERSSESDDSGRERSADPDDPRRERFEDVDWDAIGEDTGGVTRTRLAAGVAVGLYALALAYDLVVAGADPTVAFDAGVPWRAAGASLVWDVTAVDWLFVATLLVAGFSLAPLARNRRLTAHYWRRFRRHTPAVLSLWYLLAIFALGTVGTVVIDQPSLDVAAAYQPPVFLSVDASVPTECVGPVVEGRCRGTWTYPLGTTGNGRGLLTLAIYGMRVSMQVGLIATLISITIATAVGTTAAYTGGWVDEALMRYVDVQQTFPTFFLFLFLAYLFGGSLFVLILIFGVTGWGGIARIVRSEALQRREEGYVDAARISGASSLSVIRRHVVPNVSNSIVTAATLNIPFLVLSEAALSFIGLGDVTLPSWGQTIAAGRGDLGTAWWISTVPGLFLFATILAFNFLGDALRDALDPRQEV
- a CDS encoding ABC transporter permease, translating into MKRYTARRIAWAGVVALLILTITFVLLELAPDSQLARVQFRAAASGESAEAAADAYARRRGLDGPLWERYLEYLANLASGDWGWSDTRSQPVAEAILTALPYSLMYTVPAVLVSTTLGIAIGLYSAFNQYTKADYAATFVAFFGVSIPNFWFGIVLLLLFAVYLGWVPVLFDAELARTRTFSLANARQLALPVFVLATSAIASTMRYARAEALEYVRAAFVKTARAKGAHEWRVLTRHVLRPTLVPLSTILVGDLLGVVLSASYLVEVVFGIPGLGRLSLEAIRRQDTALVLGTTLVPVFVAVIGNLLQDLAYAVLDPRIEYGDRR